Proteins from a single region of Vulgatibacter sp.:
- a CDS encoding O-antigen ligase family protein codes for MEAQQKNLGTAAEAVAAAVLVGAPLALGAVHLSVSLVVAAFGCLSFLLLALSLRGRRLHVGWLAPLLLLVNVVAALQLLPLPPGLVGLLAPETAALYQAAGVKGWHPLSLDAAATAAEVAKGIGWLCLFVVLQHRAGESKRARKRIFAYVAGAAALVALVGLGNWVVGEKQSLLGLYEFSGTKPFLSTFGNTNNLSGFLNLGGLLALGLAAQADRIQWRVAWGAVFLACVGGSILTASRGGAMALLAGLLLLPILGWGSRARKSEGSAESWRSWATIGGATAVASAIAWWLYSEFPRLLREVASLLDFNVADEQGKLEAYKIAWDAALAHPFFGIGRGAFHSVQALYLSQPWRVTFTHAENEPLQALAELGLPVGALLVLGFAAAWLGLVRRGRLSWAEAGAAAGAFALLLQNLVDFSLQSAAGLALLALFAHHVRREVRVRFAPVLACAVAAPLLVGLAGARAWPEIDRVGETLVAFGADQAIPFDHVEAELRAAWAERPAWYLPAEIAAARAAAEEDGAKRALPWVNQLLRLNPQAGSGHLLAGETLARLGAKGQALAEFRTAASLGRPSIERVLAWWPDDAEAVRAGVPAASQAALVAAGPVEKSGQRALAIELLERIEEPDLRVLGRLFWLRRAEGDHEAALALAERLRPLEEQPARALALQALALRALQRPDDARARYEEALGLDRRSTDALFGLAELEIEQKRYAEAIETLERIPVAAHAGAQNTRHWLRSRAFRADKSLLKARDELRLLVGRVPDNQWYRLTLVDVLLDLGQLDEAATTLEPLADWDRADGARKRLAQLVDSKRQREMELLEQRLLGTTP; via the coding sequence GTGGAAGCGCAGCAGAAGAACCTCGGGACGGCGGCAGAAGCGGTGGCAGCAGCGGTGCTCGTCGGGGCGCCGCTCGCGCTTGGGGCGGTGCATCTCTCCGTTTCGCTCGTGGTGGCGGCGTTCGGCTGCCTCTCGTTCCTCCTGCTCGCGCTCTCGCTGCGCGGCCGCCGGCTCCACGTGGGCTGGCTCGCGCCGCTGCTCCTCCTGGTGAACGTGGTGGCGGCGCTGCAGCTCCTGCCGCTGCCGCCCGGGCTCGTCGGCCTCCTCGCCCCGGAGACCGCTGCGCTCTACCAGGCGGCGGGGGTGAAGGGCTGGCATCCGCTCTCCCTCGACGCCGCGGCGACCGCTGCGGAGGTGGCGAAGGGGATCGGCTGGCTCTGCCTCTTCGTCGTGCTGCAGCACCGCGCCGGGGAGTCGAAGCGCGCGCGCAAGCGAATCTTCGCCTACGTGGCCGGCGCCGCAGCGCTGGTGGCGCTCGTCGGACTCGGCAATTGGGTGGTGGGCGAGAAGCAGTCCCTCCTCGGGCTCTACGAGTTCTCCGGCACGAAGCCCTTCCTCTCCACCTTCGGCAATACCAACAACCTCTCCGGCTTCTTGAACCTCGGCGGGCTCCTCGCGCTCGGCCTCGCGGCGCAGGCCGACCGGATCCAGTGGCGGGTCGCCTGGGGCGCGGTCTTCCTCGCCTGCGTCGGCGGCTCGATCCTCACCGCTTCGCGCGGCGGCGCGATGGCGCTGCTCGCAGGGCTTTTGCTCCTGCCGATCCTCGGCTGGGGATCCCGGGCCCGGAAGAGCGAGGGGAGCGCGGAGAGCTGGCGGAGCTGGGCCACCATCGGCGGCGCCACCGCGGTGGCCTCGGCGATCGCGTGGTGGCTCTACAGCGAATTTCCGCGGCTCTTGCGCGAAGTGGCCTCGCTCCTCGACTTCAACGTCGCCGACGAGCAGGGCAAGCTCGAGGCCTACAAGATCGCTTGGGACGCGGCCCTCGCCCATCCCTTCTTCGGCATCGGCCGCGGCGCCTTCCACAGCGTGCAGGCGCTCTACCTCTCCCAGCCCTGGCGCGTGACCTTCACCCACGCGGAGAACGAGCCACTCCAGGCCCTCGCCGAGCTCGGCCTGCCGGTGGGCGCGCTTCTGGTGCTCGGCTTCGCCGCTGCCTGGCTCGGGCTGGTCCGCCGCGGGCGGCTCTCCTGGGCGGAGGCCGGCGCCGCCGCGGGCGCGTTCGCGCTCCTCCTGCAGAACCTCGTCGATTTCTCGCTCCAGTCGGCGGCGGGCCTCGCGCTCCTCGCGCTCTTCGCCCACCACGTGCGGCGTGAGGTCCGCGTGCGCTTCGCCCCGGTGCTCGCCTGCGCGGTGGCGGCGCCGCTCCTCGTCGGCTTGGCCGGTGCGCGCGCGTGGCCCGAGATCGACAGGGTGGGTGAGACGCTCGTCGCGTTTGGCGCCGACCAGGCGATCCCCTTCGATCACGTGGAGGCCGAGCTGCGGGCTGCGTGGGCCGAGCGGCCGGCGTGGTACCTGCCCGCCGAGATCGCCGCTGCCCGTGCCGCCGCGGAAGAGGACGGTGCAAAGCGCGCCCTGCCCTGGGTGAACCAGCTGCTGCGCCTCAACCCGCAGGCAGGCAGCGGCCACCTCCTCGCAGGCGAGACCCTCGCCAGGCTGGGCGCAAAGGGCCAGGCACTCGCCGAATTCCGCACCGCCGCATCGCTCGGCCGGCCTTCGATCGAGCGCGTTCTCGCCTGGTGGCCGGACGATGCCGAGGCGGTGCGCGCCGGGGTGCCCGCCGCGTCGCAGGCAGCGCTCGTCGCAGCTGGGCCGGTGGAGAAGAGCGGCCAGCGGGCGCTCGCCATCGAGCTCCTCGAGCGGATCGAGGAGCCGGATCTGCGCGTGCTCGGGCGGCTCTTCTGGCTGCGTCGGGCAGAAGGTGATCACGAAGCCGCCCTCGCCCTCGCCGAGCGGCTCCGGCCCCTCGAAGAGCAGCCGGCACGCGCCCTCGCGCTGCAGGCCCTCGCACTGCGTGCGCTGCAGCGCCCCGACGACGCCCGCGCGCGCTACGAGGAGGCGCTTGGTCTCGACCGCCGCAGCACCGACGCGCTCTTCGGCCTCGCCGAGCTGGAGATCGAGCAGAAGCGCTACGCCGAAGCGATCGAGACCCTCGAGCGCATCCCCGTCGCCGCCCATGCCGGTGCGCAGAATACCCGCCACTGGCTCCGCTCCCGCGCCTTCCGCGCCGACAAGAGCTTGCTCAAGGCCCGCGACGAGCTGCGCCTGCTGGTGGGCCGCGTCCCCGACAACCAGTGGTACCGCCTCACCCTCGTCGACGTGCTCCTCGATCTGGGCCAGCTCGACGAGGCCGCCACCACCCTCGAGCCCCTCGCCGACTGGGACCGCGCCGACGGCGCCCGCAAGCGCCTCGCCCAGCTGGTGGACTCCAAACGCCAGCGCGAGATGGAGCTGCTCGAGCAGCGCCTCCTCGGCACCACCCCCTGA
- a CDS encoding Uma2 family endonuclease has product MARPATYEDIEALPENQVGQIVDGELIALPRPSGEHGFAASRLTQLLSPFDLGPIGGWWLIGEPELHLAADVLVPDLAGWRRERLPSPTGKYFELPPDWLCEILSPSTARLDRISKMRSCAANGVEFIWLVDPAARTLEAYRREGSGWNRLGAWEQNETVRAAPFTDLELQLRHLWAPSP; this is encoded by the coding sequence ATGGCCAGGCCAGCGACCTACGAGGACATCGAAGCACTGCCCGAGAACCAGGTCGGGCAGATTGTGGACGGCGAGCTGATCGCGTTGCCGCGCCCGTCGGGCGAGCACGGATTCGCCGCCTCCCGGCTCACCCAACTGCTGAGTCCCTTCGACCTGGGGCCAATCGGCGGCTGGTGGCTCATCGGCGAGCCCGAGCTCCACCTCGCCGCGGACGTGCTCGTCCCCGATCTTGCCGGCTGGCGACGGGAGCGGCTTCCCTCCCCGACCGGCAAGTACTTCGAGCTCCCGCCCGACTGGCTGTGCGAGATCCTCTCGCCCTCCACGGCCCGGCTCGACCGCATCAGCAAGATGCGAAGCTGCGCTGCGAACGGCGTGGAGTTCATCTGGTTGGTCGACCCGGCGGCGCGGACCCTCGAGGCCTATCGGCGGGAGGGATCGGGCTGGAACAGGCTGGGTGCCTGGGAGCAGAACGAGACCGTTCGGGCGGCTCCCTTCACGGATCTCGAGCTCCAGCTCCGCCACCTCTGGGCGCCATCGCCGTAG